One genomic segment of Acanthochromis polyacanthus isolate Apoly-LR-REF ecotype Palm Island chromosome 9, KAUST_Apoly_ChrSc, whole genome shotgun sequence includes these proteins:
- the LOC127535450 gene encoding alpha-N-acetylgalactosaminide alpha-2,6-sialyltransferase 5-like codes for MTIALELCDRINVYGMVAPDFCREPQHQSVPYHYYEPRGPDECAMYISHERGRRGSHHRFITEKRVFASWARTFDIHFYQPDWSPPPLPANRTLDGASTAPQKT; via the exons ATGACCATCGCCCTGGAGCTGTGTGACCGGATCAACGTCTACGGCATGGTGGCCCCGGACTTCTGCAG ggaGCCTCAGCATCAGTCCGTCCCGTACCACTACTACGAGCCCCGGGGTCCAGACGAGTGTGCCATGTACATTTCTCACGAGCGTGGCCGTCGAGGCAGCCATCATCGCTTCATCACCGAGAAGCGGGTCTTCGCCAGCTGGGCGCGGACGTTTGACATCCACTTCTACCAGCCGGACTGGAGCCCGCCGCCGCTGCCGGCCAACCGGACGCTGGACGGGGCGTCGACGGCTCCTCAGAAGACGTGA
- the LOC127535505 gene encoding NADPH oxidase 5-like: MVPSFFAERFFALFDSDGSSSISLDELLEALDLLIHGSETDKLRFLFQVYDVDGSGSIDPDELRTVLKSCLRESAISLPEEKLDDLTLALFESADKDNSGSITFEELKAELENFPEVMENLTISAANWLKPPEVDQKKRQTPRYLTRVYWQNNSRKLLFLCVYALLSLLLFVGAMLQNSHGGAWFMVAKGCGQCLNFNCTFVMLLMLRRCLTWLRATWVVRVLPLDQNILLHQIVGYAILCYTLVHTTAHIFNFVEQQVSSQLHAGPDSL; encoded by the exons ATGGTTCCT TCTTTCTTCGCCGAGCGTTTCTTCGCTCTGTTCGACTCAGACGGCAGCAGCTCCATCAGTCTGGATGAGCTGCTCGAAGCTCTGGACCTTCTAATCCACGGCAGCGAAACCGACAAGCTGAGATTCCTGTTCCAGGTCTACGATGTGGATG GCAGCGGTTCCATCGATCCAGACGAACTCAGGACGGTTCTGAAGTCCTGCCTGCGAGAGAGCGCCATCTCCCTGCCGGAGGAGAAGCTGGACGACCTGACGCTGGCGCTGTTCGAGTCGGCCGACAAAGACAACAGCGGCTCCATCACCTTCGAGGAGCTCAAGGCTGAACTGGAGAACTTCCCAGAGGTGATGGAGAACCTCACCATAAG tgctgctaACTGGCTGAAGCCTCCAGAAGTGGACCAGAAGAAGCGTCAGACCCCTCGGTACCTGACCCGGGTCTACTGGCAGAACAACAGCCGGAAACTGCTGTTCCTGTGCGTCTACGCCCTCCTcagcctgctgctgtttgtgggtGCCATGCTGCAGAACAGCCACGGCGGGGCCTGGTTCATGGTGGCCAAAGGCTGCGGACAGTGTCTCAACTTCAACTGCACCTTCGTCATG TTGCTGATGCTGCGACGCTGTTTAACGTGGCTGAGGGCGACGTGGGTGGTGAGAGTCCTGCCTCTGGACCAGAACATCCTGCTGCATCAGATTGTCGGCTACGCCATCCTCTGCTACACTCTGGTTCACACCACCGCCCACATCTTCAACTTCG TCGAGCAGCAGGTGTCCTCCCAGCTCCATGCAGGCCCAGACAGCCTCTGA